The following nucleotide sequence is from Candidatus Binataceae bacterium.
AGCTCAACGGATCCCAACAACACGCCGATCGCGCCGCCAAAACCTCCGCCGATATCGCGGGTGAAGGTGCTGTTGGTGACTCTCAGTGAACCCCCGGCGATAAGGAAGCTGCCGCCGGTACCGTCGGCGCTGCTGCCGGAGAACGTGCAATTGGTGACGTCGATAGTGCCGCTGCCGAAGACGTCGCCGCCCTGCCGTGCAACGTTGTCCGTGAACGTGCTTTCGACAAGGGTCAGTTCCCCGCCGATATTTCCTATGGCGCCTCCAAAACCGCCGCGGTTGTTGCGGAAGGTGCTCTTGATCACCGTCAACTCACCGTCGTTCTCGATCGCGCCGCCCTCGAAATCGTGATCGACGACTCCGTTCGCGAGCGTCACATAAGTAACAGTAAGGCTCGCAGTCTCGGTCACCAGCCCGATCTGGTGTAGATGATTCGCGTCGATTGTAATGCCGGATGAGGATGTAGTGGGACCCGTGATCGACAACGTAGTCCCGACCGCCGGCAAGGGCGAATCCAGGATAATAGTTTTTCCCGCCAGAGCCGCGGCAAAGGTGATGCTGCTGACAGGATCGGGTGAAATGTCCGCCAGAATGATTGCTTCGCGCAGGGAGCCGGCGCCGCTGTCGAAATCGTTGGTCACCACGAACGACGCCGCATGCACCGGCATCGCAGTCGCACCGATCAAGGCGGCCGCAAAGATTCCTCGCCAGATGTTAGTCTTGAGCTGTTGCTTGCGCCTCATGGTTTCCCGACTCCCCTCGAATCGTCCAACCGGCGCTACACTCGTCCAACTGTATCGATCCGTCGTCAAAATGTAGGTGCACAATCTAGTCGATTGCGGTAGCTGACTGTCAAACCATAGCTGTCTCTCAGCCGTGCATCTATGAACCAGCTGCGGTTAGCGACGC
It contains:
- a CDS encoding choice-of-anchor Q domain-containing protein, encoding MRRKQQLKTNIWRGIFAAALIGATAMPVHAASFVVTNDFDSGAGSLREAIILADISPDPVSSITFAAALAGKTIILDSPLPAVGTTLSITGPTTSSSGITIDANHLHQIGLVTETASLTVTYVTLANGVVDHDFEGGAIENDGELTVIKSTFRNNRGGFGGAIGNIGGELTLVESTFTDNVARQGGDVFGSGTIDVTNCTFSGSSADGTGGSFLIAGGSLRVTNSTFTRDIGGGFGGAIGVLLGSVELKATLLADNSNGSCAAPDENVITDEGYNRSDDATCKFTQSTSINNATGLKLDPQGLHNNGGPTETVALLEGSTASDQIPVADCTDLASGDPITTDQRGEPRPDPEDLPGGRCDIGAYEFQQPASPIDCSNAAASAPNLVALAPVFFPEQITGVVDTTGGYKISVTSVDQSKPIPGFPQCPNATVVGATTFIRTTSQGAGGLLYSIGFTATDKSTSASCTRTVPVCVQDFAHRGEPCTGATIYDATRCR